From the Acidobacteriota bacterium genome, one window contains:
- a CDS encoding class I SAM-dependent methyltransferase, with protein sequence MAESIVRVKVDLSMNLRDEFGDIDIYLFDQILKGRFASSMTILDAGCGSGRNLIYFLRNQYRVFAVDRERQAIEQIQRLASKLAPHLPEANFKVADIKNLPFPDNHFNAVLSSAILHFAKDELEFNQMVDEMWRVLKPEGRFFARLASSIGIEHLIKEVAKRRYLLPDGTERFLVDEEMLESLTSRLGGIWLEPIKTTNVQNLRCMTTWVLKKI encoded by the coding sequence ATGGCTGAATCAATAGTTAGAGTGAAAGTTGATTTAAGCATGAATTTGCGTGATGAATTTGGCGACATTGATATTTATCTGTTTGATCAGATACTCAAGGGGCGCTTTGCGTCTTCGATGACGATTCTTGATGCGGGATGTGGCAGCGGGCGAAACCTCATCTATTTTTTGCGCAATCAGTATCGGGTTTTCGCAGTGGATAGAGAGCGGCAAGCCATCGAGCAGATTCAAAGGCTTGCGTCAAAACTTGCGCCACATTTACCTGAAGCTAATTTCAAGGTTGCCGATATTAAAAATCTTCCCTTTCCTGATAACCACTTTAACGCGGTTCTGAGCAGTGCCATTTTACACTTCGCAAAAGATGAATTGGAATTCAATCAAATGGTTGATGAGATGTGGCGGGTGCTCAAACCAGAGGGCAGGTTTTTTGCGCGTCTGGCGAGTTCGATAGGTATAGAACATCTGATTAAAGAAGTTGCCAAGCGGCGTTATTTGCTCCCCGATGGAACCGAAAGATTCCTTGTTGATGAAGAGATGTTAGAAAGCCTGACCTCAAGGCTAGGCGGGATATGGCTTGAACCCATAAAAACGACGAATGTGCAAAACCTGCGATGTATGACGA